In Rhodococcus rhodochrous, a single genomic region encodes these proteins:
- the glnT gene encoding type III glutamate--ammonia ligase, protein MTLEATDTSVLRLPSANGRSPEISGSPSLTELAHAAGTRYILAVFTTLSGKPCAKLVPVESVGELGTEGVGFAGYAAGSMGQVPKDPDLVAIPDAASFTPIPFVREGLALVHCDPHVEGKPWPYAPRVILKSVLAQAAELGLEVNVGAEIEYFLVNKDENGTLRTADALDTSRQPCYDARDVTRMYEHLTSISSAMNTLGWGNYANDHEDGNGQFEQNFKYADALTTADRVVTLRYLISVLAEQRGMTATFMPKPFADRTGSGMHMHLSLWSDGASAFPDASDPRGLGLSKTAYSFIAGILEHACALQGVIAPTVNSYKRTGATSTSSGATWSPRYATYGGNDRTHYLRVPDSNRVELRGGDGSANPYLATAATVGAGLDGIERNLDPGAPGTGGSTETLPMTLLHAMDALQADPVVSGALDAAGASVADYFASLKREEFFHWHNTVTPWEIDSYLTAF, encoded by the coding sequence ATGACGCTGGAAGCCACCGACACGTCCGTGCTGCGCCTCCCGTCCGCGAACGGCCGGTCCCCCGAGATCTCCGGATCCCCTTCCCTGACCGAGCTCGCCCATGCCGCCGGCACCCGCTACATCCTCGCCGTCTTCACCACCCTGTCCGGAAAACCCTGCGCCAAACTCGTTCCCGTCGAATCCGTCGGTGAGCTCGGGACCGAGGGAGTCGGGTTCGCCGGCTACGCCGCCGGGTCGATGGGCCAGGTCCCGAAGGATCCCGACCTCGTCGCCATCCCCGATGCCGCGTCGTTCACGCCCATCCCGTTCGTGCGCGAAGGCCTCGCTCTCGTCCACTGCGACCCGCACGTCGAAGGCAAGCCCTGGCCGTACGCACCGCGTGTGATCCTCAAGTCCGTGCTGGCACAGGCCGCCGAACTCGGCCTCGAGGTCAACGTGGGCGCCGAGATCGAGTACTTCCTCGTCAACAAGGACGAGAACGGAACGCTGCGCACGGCCGACGCCCTCGACACCTCCCGTCAGCCCTGTTACGACGCCCGCGACGTCACCCGCATGTACGAGCACCTGACGTCGATCTCGTCGGCGATGAACACCCTCGGATGGGGCAACTACGCCAACGACCACGAGGACGGCAACGGTCAGTTCGAGCAGAACTTCAAGTACGCCGACGCCCTGACCACCGCCGACCGGGTCGTGACCCTGCGCTACCTCATCTCCGTGCTCGCCGAGCAGCGTGGCATGACCGCGACCTTCATGCCCAAGCCGTTCGCCGACCGCACGGGCTCGGGCATGCACATGCACCTGTCGCTGTGGAGCGACGGTGCCTCGGCGTTCCCCGACGCATCGGACCCGCGCGGCCTGGGCCTGTCGAAGACCGCCTACTCGTTCATCGCCGGCATCCTCGAGCACGCCTGTGCTCTGCAGGGCGTCATCGCGCCGACGGTCAACTCCTACAAGCGCACCGGCGCGACCAGCACGTCCTCCGGCGCCACCTGGTCGCCGCGCTACGCGACCTACGGCGGCAACGACCGCACCCACTACCTGCGGGTCCCCGATTCCAACCGCGTCGAACTGCGCGGCGGCGACGGTTCCGCGAACCCCTATCTCGCTACCGCCGCGACCGTCGGTGCAGGCCTCGACGGCATCGAGCGCAATCTCGACCCCGGCGCTCCCGGTACGGGCGGTTCCACGGAGACCCTGCCGATGACGCTGTTGCACGCGATGGACGCCCTCCAGGCCGATCCTGTCGTCTCCGGCGCCCTCGACGCAGCGGGTGCGAGTGTCGCCGACTACTTCGCCTCCCTCAAGCGCGAGGAGTTCTTCCACTGGCACAACACCGTGACGCCGTGGGAGATCGACAGCTACCTGACCGCCTTCTGA
- a CDS encoding acyl-CoA dehydrogenase family protein yields MTVMLSEEQREFGAAVREFCRREVGTREQRDKLTDCGREGHSLELNRRIAELGWAAINVPEEYGGAGGNHVDLCVLLEELHRGLAPVPWHGTTLITAGIYTKFASEELKRSVLGRLAEGAALAIAMSEPEAGSDVAALTCRAEHTADGWMINGQKTWITNAHQADSILLVARTERGEKKHHGLTMFHVPADTPGLTIKGIDTLNGTEVNDLYFADCVLPADSVVGEVGQGWAQLMPGLATERLILAAQMLGTAERAFDDVLAFVSERTQFGNRVGSYQAIKHRIADLATEIECTRLLVYSVAHRADAGDDPQGLARASSMAKLKATEVAKNTALEGMQMMGGYGYSTEFDMAQHVRAALGATIYGGTNEIQRDIIGNSFGLR; encoded by the coding sequence ATGACTGTGATGCTCAGCGAGGAGCAGCGCGAGTTCGGGGCGGCAGTCCGCGAATTCTGCCGCCGCGAGGTGGGCACGCGTGAACAGCGCGACAAGCTCACCGACTGCGGTCGCGAAGGGCACAGCCTCGAACTGAACCGGCGGATCGCCGAACTCGGATGGGCCGCCATCAACGTCCCCGAGGAGTACGGCGGGGCCGGCGGCAACCATGTCGACCTGTGTGTCCTGCTCGAGGAACTTCACCGCGGTCTCGCCCCGGTCCCGTGGCACGGCACGACCCTGATCACCGCCGGGATCTACACCAAGTTCGCGAGCGAGGAACTCAAGCGATCGGTGCTCGGCCGGCTCGCCGAGGGTGCCGCGCTGGCGATCGCGATGTCCGAACCGGAAGCCGGTTCCGACGTCGCGGCGCTGACCTGCCGCGCCGAGCACACTGCGGACGGCTGGATGATCAACGGTCAGAAGACGTGGATCACCAACGCCCATCAGGCGGACAGCATCCTCCTGGTCGCCCGTACCGAGCGTGGCGAGAAGAAGCACCACGGGCTCACCATGTTCCACGTGCCGGCCGACACGCCGGGACTGACGATCAAGGGCATCGACACACTCAACGGAACCGAGGTCAACGACCTCTACTTCGCCGACTGCGTGCTGCCCGCCGACTCGGTGGTCGGTGAGGTCGGGCAGGGCTGGGCCCAGCTCATGCCCGGCCTGGCCACCGAGCGGCTGATCCTCGCCGCGCAGATGCTCGGCACCGCCGAACGCGCCTTCGACGACGTGCTGGCGTTCGTCTCCGAGCGCACCCAGTTCGGCAACCGGGTCGGCTCGTACCAGGCGATCAAGCACCGCATCGCCGATCTCGCGACGGAGATCGAGTGCACCCGCCTGCTGGTCTACAGCGTCGCGCACCGCGCGGATGCCGGCGACGACCCACAGGGGTTGGCTCGCGCGTCGTCGATGGCGAAGCTCAAGGCAACCGAGGTCGCGAAGAACACTGCCCTCGAGGGCATGCAGATGATGGGTGGCTACGGCTACTCCACAGAGTTCGACATGGCCCAGCACGTACGTGCAGCACTGGGCGCCACCATCTACGGCGGCACCAACGAGATCCAGCGGGACATCATCGGGAACTCGTTCGGGCTTCGGTAG
- a CDS encoding MFS transporter, with amino-acid sequence MTAHAASSFGTKQQKRAFLASLVGTTVEWFDFFIYATAATLVFSTIFFPELGSNVGILASFATLGVAFLARPVGAFVFGHLGDRLGRRTTLITTLTVMGAATGLIGLLPTWDQVGIWAPIMLTALRFLQGVAVGGEWGGAVLMSVENAPKTRERFYGSAPQIASPLALVLATVVMYFVARMPNDQLMSWGWRIPFLAGFVLVLIGLVIRLGVEESSEFTEVKETGTVTKNPIATVLRTMPSRVLAGIGLQASVIVLFYLITTYMLTMATNIHGFTKSDTLMILLIAATIDLFAMVGVGILCDRLSAWTVFVGGVVFTGAFAFPLFALFNTGNMGLMIVAFSAALVLGHATTYAVVSSMTANLFPTEVRYSGVALCSAFSGVAWAAPTPLVAAALVPTDGSQHWWPLAAILVGTAVVSFVAAASMRSHFTTGAASDDRDDQSRDLRVRVGDPA; translated from the coding sequence ATGACCGCACACGCCGCTTCCAGCTTCGGAACCAAGCAACAAAAACGAGCGTTTCTCGCCAGCCTCGTGGGCACCACCGTCGAATGGTTCGACTTCTTCATCTACGCGACCGCCGCGACGCTCGTCTTCTCGACGATCTTCTTCCCCGAACTGGGGTCGAACGTCGGCATCCTCGCGTCCTTCGCGACCCTCGGTGTCGCCTTCCTGGCCCGTCCGGTCGGCGCGTTCGTCTTCGGTCATCTCGGGGACCGCCTCGGGCGCCGCACGACGCTGATCACCACGCTGACCGTGATGGGAGCCGCCACCGGCCTCATCGGTCTGCTCCCCACTTGGGATCAGGTCGGTATCTGGGCACCGATCATGCTCACCGCCCTCCGCTTCCTGCAGGGCGTCGCAGTCGGCGGCGAGTGGGGCGGCGCCGTCCTCATGAGTGTCGAGAACGCGCCGAAGACCCGCGAACGCTTCTACGGCTCCGCACCCCAGATCGCGAGTCCGCTCGCGCTCGTGCTCGCCACGGTCGTCATGTACTTCGTGGCCCGCATGCCCAACGACCAGCTGATGTCGTGGGGATGGCGGATCCCGTTCCTCGCCGGCTTCGTCCTCGTCCTGATCGGTCTCGTCATCCGGCTCGGCGTCGAGGAATCGAGTGAATTCACCGAGGTGAAGGAGACGGGCACCGTCACGAAGAACCCGATCGCCACCGTCCTGCGCACGATGCCGAGCCGCGTGCTCGCCGGTATCGGCCTGCAGGCCAGCGTGATCGTGCTGTTCTACCTGATCACCACATACATGCTCACGATGGCGACCAACATTCACGGGTTCACCAAGAGCGACACCCTGATGATCCTGCTCATCGCTGCGACGATCGACCTCTTCGCGATGGTCGGCGTCGGCATCCTCTGCGACCGGTTGTCCGCCTGGACGGTCTTCGTGGGCGGGGTGGTCTTCACCGGCGCCTTCGCATTCCCACTGTTCGCCCTGTTCAACACCGGCAACATGGGGCTGATGATCGTCGCGTTCTCCGCGGCCCTCGTGCTCGGTCACGCCACGACCTACGCGGTGGTCTCGAGCATGACGGCCAACCTGTTCCCGACCGAGGTCCGCTACAGCGGCGTCGCCCTGTGCAGCGCGTTCTCCGGTGTCGCGTGGGCGGCTCCGACCCCGCTCGTCGCCGCCGCTCTCGTGCCGACCGACGGCTCGCAGCACTGGTGGCCGCTCGCCGCGATCCTCGTCGGCACCGCTGTCGTCTCGTTCGTCGCCGCGGCCTCCATGCGGAGCCATTTCACCACCGGGGCGGCGAGCGACGATCGTGACGACCAGTCCCGCGACCTGCGGGTCCGCGTCGGCGACCCCGCCTGA
- a CDS encoding MaoC/PaaZ C-terminal domain-containing protein has translation MNAVASLKGYDLGSRVVSYDESDAILYALCVGAQPGQLPLVYERDLHVLPTFGLGLGLWAVEEAGELGAYDRLKSLHAAQQLTVHAPFPRSGKIEMRAHVTDVWDKGSAATVDIAVECEQFTATYAIHLPGSGGWGGERAPSTPRVDLEDAPFRADTYIAANLPALYRLTGDLHPVHIDPEVSSGYGFERPILHGLCTLGIAARTVAEAAGAQPWELRELRARFAAPVLPDATLTVRAQASGTEVDFDARIDTTGVLSGGHASF, from the coding sequence ATGAACGCAGTTGCCTCCCTGAAGGGCTACGACCTCGGTAGCCGTGTCGTGTCGTACGACGAGTCCGATGCGATCCTCTACGCACTGTGCGTCGGGGCGCAGCCCGGTCAGTTGCCGCTGGTCTACGAACGGGACCTGCACGTGCTGCCGACCTTCGGGCTGGGTCTCGGTCTGTGGGCGGTCGAGGAGGCCGGGGAGCTCGGTGCCTACGACCGCTTGAAGTCGCTCCATGCCGCGCAGCAGTTGACGGTCCACGCACCGTTCCCCCGCTCGGGCAAGATCGAGATGCGCGCCCACGTCACCGATGTCTGGGACAAGGGATCCGCTGCGACCGTCGACATCGCTGTCGAGTGCGAGCAGTTCACCGCGACCTACGCGATCCACCTGCCCGGCTCGGGTGGTTGGGGCGGGGAACGTGCCCCCTCCACGCCTCGGGTCGATCTCGAGGACGCCCCGTTCCGGGCGGACACATACATCGCGGCGAATCTTCCTGCCCTGTACCGCCTGACCGGTGATCTACACCCCGTTCATATCGACCCGGAGGTCTCCTCGGGGTACGGTTTCGAGCGCCCCATCCTGCACGGCCTGTGCACGCTGGGTATCGCCGCCCGCACGGTCGCCGAGGCCGCCGGAGCCCAGCCGTGGGAACTCCGCGAACTCCGCGCCCGCTTCGCAGCCCCCGTCCTGCCCGACGCCACGCTCACCGTCCGCGCGCAGGCGTCCGGCACCGAGGTCGACTTCGACGCCCGGATCGATACGACGGGTGTGCTCTCCGGCGGTCACGCGAGCTTCTGA
- a CDS encoding enoyl-CoA hydratase/isomerase family protein, translating to MSAGLDRRRHGSVLEVVLDRAERRNALSRALLTEIRQVFAHLPEDVRAVVLTSSDRVFCAGADFADLTGTSADLDYDRDLEDACSAIRSSAVPVVAVVDGACVGAGVELATSCDVRIAGPKAWFRVPAVELGLLYNPASIRRIHAVLPRTTITRLLVLAERFDADDALRSELVTHTADGDPREQGLTLAERLSGLPRDALAATHSLLHHLDEGRYDDVEWQGTRIRLMDSPDRNAAVAAASERHGTPAS from the coding sequence GTGAGCGCCGGGCTCGACCGCCGGCGGCACGGATCCGTGCTCGAGGTCGTACTCGACCGCGCGGAACGACGGAATGCGCTCTCGCGCGCTCTGCTGACCGAGATCCGGCAGGTCTTCGCCCATCTTCCGGAGGACGTCCGCGCAGTGGTGCTGACGAGTTCGGACCGGGTGTTCTGTGCCGGTGCGGATTTCGCAGACCTGACCGGGACGTCCGCGGATCTCGACTACGACCGGGACCTCGAGGACGCGTGCTCGGCGATCCGGAGCAGCGCGGTGCCGGTGGTCGCGGTCGTGGACGGAGCGTGCGTTGGCGCCGGCGTCGAGCTGGCGACCTCGTGCGACGTCCGGATCGCGGGTCCGAAGGCGTGGTTCCGTGTCCCGGCGGTCGAGCTCGGCCTGCTCTACAACCCGGCGTCGATCCGCCGGATCCACGCGGTGCTCCCCCGCACGACGATCACCCGGTTACTGGTGCTCGCCGAACGCTTCGACGCCGACGACGCACTCCGCAGCGAACTGGTCACCCACACGGCCGACGGAGATCCCCGCGAACAGGGGCTGACGCTCGCAGAGCGCCTCTCCGGCCTCCCCCGCGACGCTCTCGCCGCGACCCACTCACTGCTCCACCACCTCGACGAGGGTCGTTACGACGACGTCGAATGGCAGGGAACCCGGATCCGATTGATGGACAGCCCCGATCGGAACGCCGCCGTCGCGGCCGCCTCCGAGCGGCACGGCACCCCCGCCTCCTGA
- a CDS encoding amidase: MADNPLHLPVRELTDAYARGDLNPIDVTEQVLDRIDRFDPEARAYVTVTSDLARLQAAEAAERYRRGERAPLLGVPVSIKDAFHLADTETGLGSLTQRGRVARSDSGAVARLRAAGSVMPGKTSVPEFCQSATSDNLLGPETGNPWDPTRTPGGSSGGAAASVGAGLATIALGSDGGGSIRIPAAFSGLVGYKPTTGLCADERGFRAMTDFVTAGPLAWSVDDARIMTEVLAETSFARASAPNRRIAFCPRPDGRPVDPAIVRTLESIAATLSDLGHEVVETDIPIQGWNEIFGPLVLDDELRERAHLLDRPELLTPYEQASLRAAMRLSSADVAVARQALLDFRRRIDTFLHRFDAILTPTVATVAFPHDQRPKTIDGEKVDWLWGAFPFTSPFNVAATPAISLPAGVHDGLPIGAQLVAAQGRDADLLNLAESLEAALAFDYAPVRERWADVESREPEPVP; encoded by the coding sequence ATGGCTGACAACCCGTTGCACCTTCCCGTCCGGGAGCTCACCGACGCCTACGCGCGCGGCGACCTGAACCCGATCGACGTGACCGAGCAGGTCCTCGACCGGATCGACCGGTTCGATCCGGAGGCGCGCGCATATGTGACCGTCACATCCGATCTGGCACGGTTGCAGGCCGCCGAGGCGGCCGAACGCTACCGCCGCGGTGAGCGTGCACCCCTGCTCGGGGTGCCGGTGTCCATCAAGGACGCCTTCCACCTGGCCGACACGGAGACCGGACTCGGGTCGCTCACCCAGCGTGGGCGCGTCGCCCGATCGGATTCCGGTGCCGTCGCTCGGCTGCGCGCGGCAGGATCGGTGATGCCCGGCAAGACGAGCGTGCCCGAGTTCTGCCAGTCCGCCACCAGCGACAACCTGCTCGGACCCGAGACCGGCAATCCGTGGGACCCGACGCGCACCCCGGGCGGTTCGAGCGGCGGCGCGGCGGCCTCGGTCGGCGCCGGCCTCGCGACGATCGCTCTCGGTTCGGACGGCGGCGGATCCATCCGGATCCCCGCGGCCTTCAGCGGTCTCGTGGGATACAAGCCCACCACCGGCCTGTGTGCCGACGAGCGCGGTTTCCGGGCGATGACGGATTTCGTCACCGCCGGGCCCCTCGCCTGGTCGGTGGACGATGCCCGCATCATGACCGAGGTCCTCGCCGAGACGAGCTTCGCCCGCGCCTCGGCGCCGAACCGGCGGATCGCCTTCTGTCCCCGCCCGGATGGCCGGCCCGTCGATCCGGCGATCGTCCGCACCCTGGAGTCGATCGCGGCCACCCTGTCCGATCTCGGGCACGAGGTCGTCGAGACCGACATCCCGATCCAGGGATGGAACGAGATCTTCGGCCCCCTCGTGCTCGACGACGAACTTCGCGAGCGGGCCCACCTGCTCGACCGGCCGGAGTTGCTCACCCCGTACGAGCAGGCGAGCCTGCGCGCCGCGATGCGGTTGAGCAGTGCGGATGTCGCCGTGGCCCGCCAGGCACTGCTCGACTTCCGCCGGCGCATCGATACCTTCCTCCATCGCTTCGATGCGATTCTCACCCCGACGGTGGCAACGGTCGCGTTCCCACACGACCAGCGGCCGAAGACCATCGACGGTGAGAAGGTGGACTGGCTGTGGGGCGCCTTCCCGTTCACGTCCCCATTCAATGTGGCCGCCACTCCGGCGATCTCGCTGCCGGCCGGCGTCCACGACGGTCTCCCGATCGGTGCTCAGCTCGTGGCGGCGCAGGGACGCGACGCGGATCTGCTGAACCTCGCCGAGTCTCTGGAGGCCGCACTCGCGTTCGACTACGCGCCGGTGCGCGAGCGCTGGGCCGACGTGGAATCCCGCGAACCGGAGCCCGTACCGTGA
- a CDS encoding SDR family NAD(P)-dependent oxidoreductase: protein MMQERPTALVTAAAGAGIGAAIATRLAADGFDVVVTDIHERRTQELAEKLAAEHGREFDHYVLDVTDESRVEAVVSEIASKKGRLDVLVNNAGWSKIEPVAEMSSETWKRCLDVDLNGTFYTMRYALPVMQKNNSGAIVNISSIAAYETSTEHGAAYSAAKAGVLALTRVAAAENGKHGIRVNAITPGLIYNDFLRKIYPDEFFSGYAENRSRVGRVGRPEDVAGLVSFLVGPDAGYVTGEVYGISGGVHPHG from the coding sequence ATGATGCAAGAACGCCCCACCGCCCTCGTCACTGCTGCCGCGGGCGCCGGGATCGGCGCCGCGATCGCCACCCGCCTCGCTGCAGACGGTTTCGATGTCGTCGTCACCGACATCCACGAGCGCCGCACCCAGGAGCTCGCGGAGAAGCTGGCCGCCGAACACGGACGCGAGTTCGACCACTACGTACTCGATGTCACCGACGAGTCCCGGGTCGAGGCCGTCGTGTCCGAGATCGCCTCGAAGAAGGGCCGTCTCGACGTCCTCGTCAACAACGCGGGCTGGAGCAAGATCGAGCCGGTCGCCGAGATGTCCTCGGAGACCTGGAAGCGTTGCCTCGACGTCGACCTCAACGGCACCTTCTACACGATGCGCTACGCGCTTCCGGTAATGCAGAAGAACAACTCCGGCGCCATCGTCAACATCAGCTCGATCGCCGCCTACGAGACCAGCACCGAGCACGGCGCCGCCTACTCCGCCGCCAAGGCCGGTGTCCTCGCGCTCACCCGCGTCGCCGCCGCCGAGAACGGTAAGCACGGCATCCGCGTCAACGCCATCACTCCGGGCCTGATCTACAACGACTTCCTCCGCAAGATCTACCCGGACGAGTTCTTCTCCGGCTACGCGGAGAACCGCTCCCGCGTCGGTCGTGTCGGCCGCCCCGAGGACGTCGCCGGTCTCGTCTCGTTCCTCGTCGGACCCGACGCCGGTTACGTCACCGGTGAGGTCTACGGCATCAGTGGTGGGGTGCATCCGCATGGCTGA
- a CDS encoding alpha/beta fold hydrolase — MNSRATTLATAAPAGHVAGARTPLDLFLGHLDSDPHALAVRDDRGHSLTRAELWELAADIEHELVAHGLGRGDMVIVCMPNWTEWMGAYLGVVRGEMVAGTLPVTTDPRSIAYTANLVGAKAVVLPRSHRGRDFVAESEVLAAELGREVQILLVDGQDGTRTWRSFDGPHATIPAYPDDLVHVLFSSSTTGKSKAIAHSEASLSAYNRMVIDRYEVSGERPIFMPSPLGHSTGFWHGARMSLMTGAALILQDAWDPRRALELVEQHGCEITVAATPFLKDIVDTAWDSTTPKLAGMRIFLCGGAPVAPSLIELAQEQMPDTRIAAIWAMSEGGATSSLPDDSTELVAYTCGKVMPGVTLEVVREDGTLAPRGTDGEIVMRTPSLFLGYIGQEQLYRDSFTTDGWFRTGDTGIVDDNGYLRLTGRLKDLIIRGGVNISPVEIENAISGHPQIARVAVVGSPDERLGERICAVIQPLGTAPTLDELVGWLAERDVPRRLWPESIRVLPSMPETPAGKIRKNVLRELISSGEDMTSSTVELTTQTVTLRDIDVTYTRAGEGPAVVLIHGLAEDHRSWRAVQEAGLPVTTYAYDLRGHGRTTVGSPEGTLAQLRDDLIAFLEEVTGPAICVGFSLGGTVVLSAAAERPDLVTKVVALGTSSVVGRGAAGFYAGRIELFRGDDGEAQRSALRDDTAAALHNPDSDLDAVTDFRLEAVGAAQGYINASTAMAALVDAPLTPELSRIAPDTEVAVVGADHDTFCPKKAADIILGAIEHATYHEITGAGHLMLVDQPERSIEILRGLLP; from the coding sequence GTGAATTCCCGTGCAACCACACTCGCCACCGCAGCGCCGGCCGGCCACGTCGCCGGCGCCCGGACTCCTCTCGATCTGTTCCTCGGGCACCTCGACAGCGACCCCCACGCCCTCGCCGTTCGCGACGACCGGGGCCACTCCCTGACCCGCGCCGAACTGTGGGAGCTCGCCGCGGACATCGAGCACGAACTCGTCGCCCACGGTCTGGGCCGGGGCGACATGGTGATCGTCTGCATGCCCAACTGGACCGAATGGATGGGTGCCTATCTCGGAGTGGTCCGCGGCGAGATGGTCGCCGGGACCCTGCCGGTGACCACCGATCCCCGATCCATCGCCTACACCGCGAATCTCGTCGGCGCGAAGGCCGTCGTCCTCCCCCGCTCGCACCGCGGCCGCGACTTCGTCGCCGAATCCGAGGTCCTGGCAGCAGAACTCGGACGTGAGGTGCAGATCCTCCTGGTCGACGGCCAGGATGGAACCCGCACCTGGCGCAGCTTCGACGGTCCGCACGCGACGATCCCCGCCTACCCGGACGATCTCGTGCACGTCCTGTTCTCGTCGAGCACCACCGGGAAGTCGAAGGCGATCGCGCATTCCGAGGCGAGTCTGAGTGCCTACAACCGGATGGTCATCGACCGCTACGAGGTCTCCGGTGAGCGTCCGATCTTCATGCCCTCTCCGCTCGGCCACAGCACGGGTTTCTGGCACGGCGCCCGGATGTCGCTGATGACCGGTGCGGCACTGATCCTCCAGGACGCCTGGGACCCGCGCCGCGCCCTCGAACTCGTCGAACAGCACGGCTGCGAGATCACTGTCGCCGCAACTCCTTTCCTCAAGGACATTGTCGACACCGCATGGGATTCCACCACCCCGAAGCTGGCCGGGATGCGGATCTTCCTGTGCGGCGGTGCCCCCGTCGCCCCGAGCCTCATCGAACTGGCGCAGGAGCAGATGCCCGACACCCGTATCGCGGCGATCTGGGCGATGAGCGAGGGTGGAGCGACTTCGAGCCTCCCCGACGACTCCACCGAGCTCGTCGCGTACACCTGCGGCAAGGTGATGCCCGGTGTCACCCTCGAGGTCGTCCGTGAGGACGGCACGCTCGCACCGCGCGGGACCGACGGCGAGATCGTCATGCGCACCCCGTCGCTCTTCCTCGGATACATCGGCCAGGAGCAGCTCTACCGTGACTCGTTCACGACCGACGGCTGGTTCCGCACCGGCGACACCGGCATCGTCGACGACAACGGCTATCTGCGCCTGACCGGACGCCTCAAGGACCTCATCATCCGCGGTGGCGTGAACATCTCCCCCGTCGAGATCGAGAACGCCATCTCCGGACACCCGCAGATCGCACGCGTGGCCGTCGTCGGCAGCCCCGACGAACGACTCGGCGAACGCATCTGCGCGGTGATCCAGCCGCTCGGCACCGCCCCGACCCTCGACGAACTCGTCGGGTGGCTCGCGGAGCGCGACGTGCCCCGGCGGCTGTGGCCGGAATCGATCCGCGTCCTGCCCAGCATGCCGGAGACCCCCGCCGGGAAGATCCGCAAGAACGTTCTCAGAGAACTGATCTCGTCAGGAGAAGATATGACCAGCAGCACCGTCGAGCTCACGACGCAGACCGTCACGCTCCGCGACATCGACGTGACCTACACCCGCGCCGGTGAGGGCCCTGCGGTCGTGCTGATCCACGGCCTCGCCGAGGATCACCGCAGCTGGCGCGCCGTTCAGGAGGCCGGCCTGCCGGTCACCACCTACGCCTACGACCTCCGCGGGCACGGACGCACCACCGTCGGTTCGCCCGAGGGCACGCTCGCCCAGCTGCGCGACGATCTGATCGCCTTCCTCGAGGAGGTCACCGGTCCCGCGATCTGCGTCGGCTTCTCCCTCGGCGGCACCGTCGTCCTCTCGGCCGCGGCCGAGCGCCCCGATCTCGTGACGAAGGTCGTCGCACTGGGCACCTCGAGCGTCGTCGGCCGCGGTGCTGCCGGCTTCTACGCCGGGCGCATCGAGCTGTTCCGCGGTGACGACGGCGAGGCGCAGCGCTCCGCCCTCCGCGACGACACCGCCGCCGCCCTGCACAACCCGGACTCCGACCTCGACGCCGTCACGGACTTCCGCCTCGAGGCGGTCGGTGCAGCGCAGGGTTACATCAACGCATCCACCGCGATGGCCGCACTCGTCGACGCGCCGCTGACGCCCGAGCTCTCCCGCATCGCGCCCGACACCGAGGTCGCGGTCGTCGGCGCCGACCACGACACCTTCTGCCCGAAGAAGGCCGCGGACATCATCCTCGGCGCGATCGAGCACGCCACCTATCACGAGATCACCGGCGCCGGGCACCTGATGCTCGTCGATCAGCCGGAACGGTCGATCGAGATCCTCCGCGGCCTTCTCCCCTGA
- a CDS encoding TetR/AcrR family transcriptional regulator: MPHLPNTTKGRRTRTKLLEAARAVFARDGYVGATMSGVATEAGMSLGGLYRYFGDKEDLFSALIADTHDDLFRASGATEHRIEDDPYQALLEANTGYLTHYYDNRDIMRTLVEAANVDPQFRQFWWQMRNRHIDRFTTVLRVKCGMDEVDGVDIRGMVEAVACMVEQSAYVWYAQEEMQAVPMPLEHAAQIVTRIWHCAFFAPES, encoded by the coding sequence ATGCCGCACCTACCGAACACCACCAAGGGGCGTCGCACCCGGACGAAACTGCTGGAAGCGGCCCGCGCGGTCTTCGCCCGCGACGGCTACGTCGGTGCCACCATGAGTGGTGTGGCGACGGAAGCGGGAATGTCGCTCGGGGGGCTGTACAGGTACTTCGGCGACAAGGAGGATCTGTTCTCTGCGCTGATCGCCGACACGCACGACGACCTGTTCCGTGCCAGTGGGGCAACCGAGCATCGCATCGAGGACGATCCCTACCAGGCGCTGCTCGAAGCGAACACCGGTTATCTGACGCACTACTACGACAACCGCGACATCATGCGCACGCTGGTCGAGGCGGCGAACGTCGATCCGCAGTTCCGGCAGTTCTGGTGGCAGATGCGCAACCGGCACATCGACCGCTTCACCACCGTCCTGCGGGTCAAGTGCGGGATGGACGAGGTCGACGGCGTCGACATCAGGGGCATGGTCGAAGCCGTGGCGTGCATGGTGGAGCAGTCGGCCTATGTCTGGTACGCCCAGGAGGAGATGCAGGCCGTGCCCATGCCTCTCGAACATGCCGCGCAGATCGTGACGCGGATCTGGCACTGCGCGTTCTTCGCTCCGGAGAGCTGA